In one Kluyveromyces marxianus DMKU3-1042 DNA, complete genome, chromosome 4 genomic region, the following are encoded:
- a CDS encoding CoA-binding protein, producing the protein MVNQLLKEFFGPKRLYFVCGKVYQDMHYANRIVHWYTQHRLPVIPVNPKGGEIDLSVDSVSRRVAGDTRLPIARTIKEGLDNYKGKKDIDGISVSFVTPPPVTLSILKELKDVGTPVISVWFQPGSWNTECVDYATADLKIPEGNVINDCILINGHSNYVKSELVADL; encoded by the coding sequence ATGGTCAATCAATTACTTAAAGAGTTTTTCGGTCCTAAAAGACTATACTTTGTATGTGGGAAAGTTTACCAAGATATGCACTATGCGAATAGGATAGTTCATTGGTACACCCAGCATAGGTTGCCTGTGATTCCAGTAAACCCTAAGGGAGGTGAAATTGACTTAAGTGTCGATTCAGtatcaagaagagttgCTGGTGATACTAGATTGCCCATCGCACGCACTATTAAGGAAGGATTGGACAATTACAAGGGGAAAAAAGACATTGACGGGATCAGTGTATCGTTTGTGACCCCTCCACCGGTAACCCTTTCGATATTGAAGGAACTAAAGGATGTTGGGACGCCAGTAATTAGCGTATGGTTTCAGCCTGGATCGTGGAATACCGAGTGTGTGGACTATGCTACTGCCGATCTCAAGATCCCGGAAGGAAATGTCATAAACGATTGTATTCTAATAAACGGACATTCGAATTATGTCAAGAGTGAATTGGTGGCCGATTTGTGA
- the Fbxl7 gene encoding uncharacterized protein, with amino-acid sequence MFKTRVPKRRSNLSNVVKSQRSSRVKVGERFSEKKSKHEQSEGAQKIDSAVSGSVNSTDKGPISSHPEESRPGSHSNSASDSDSDSDSEPSSNSSSDSDSDYDDSSLSQNQIKDGIPAAFLERLMSFSLFNNAPELFYIAIARKLKLLVYHPHEFVVKAGEPALAMYWILRGSVNVTSPDGEIVHAELVEGSYFGEIGILFNRPRTATVISKTKVLLGVLTAETFNQVLLHFPQIERQIRDEAQERLATQEKQRKAGVSKIIHDNDFIVRQRSPTCITNDQSIQPIYSSPGSYSDTAISSVTNSTVIFPLQQESSDKLLEERILPPQLPERNDSSSPTNQSLGNPIYTETIDDTISTRQFLKSLPLFTALPANAIHELALSVEIKQVPPFEYVFKKNDIGEDIYFIISGEVEVLGPSTSKIFPGKNVPMPSHKIIDVVLARLGPGQYFGEMGFLSSITDDVKQKSKCKRSAGIRTVSNCTLLVLTGDTLRDFCAKFPETETQIKQTAEERMKKNVEMRKNNDTEYQTNSSHPDSAALISPISQKGYINLLNDQTRKIQSQPLVTVDSLLSQTSESSLDLYNEPNNKSLFKSNFSFDNQSQKETSMQQIRKPASPTFTPVSGIGASLSAASSGSLLGENSIKSDEVLQQQPLELHVPPLNGALKRRASAFATRSPSPMQYMGHLKRARLSNIGGGPSRRRSSVLSVGPLPDRLLLRCFQYIPLPELMKLRLVCRRWRQLLYVAPGLFDKLDLTPWSTSIDDKALHKITDFVGSRSKYIDISNCFHVTDEGFSYMVNEIGIGGCIKSLKMTSCWEISAMAIMDIAVPSIGKFLEEINLSNCRKVRDDVIQRLLGWDVAEVAPSSVASSHNNQIGSLYPLDEPIPDVGFSYWSYQMFPKLKTLIISECIFLTDNSIRSILNSCPNLAYLNVSFCCSLTDTAIELICVGGQNLEQLDISFCGRAVSDISLLNISMHLRKLEQISLKGCLRVTRSGVDSLLGGYAPLKRIDISQCKNAHIYQGGVQATLFKTSSGSKSVFLTMEDSSRCVEVII; translated from the exons ATGTTCAAAACAAGAGTGCCCAAGAGGCGATCAAACCTCTCTAACGTGGTCAAGAGCCAGCGAAGCAGCCGTGTTAAGGTCGGCGAACGGTTTTCGGAGAAAAAGAGTAAGCACGAGCAATCTGAAGGAGCTCAAAAAATAGACTCTGCTGTTAGCGGTAGTGTAAATTCTACTGACAAGGGACCTATATCCTCACATCCAGAGGAATCTAGACCTGGCTCTCATTCTAATTCTgcttctgattctgattctgattctgattccGAACCAAGTTCCAACTCCAGCTCCGATTCCGACTCAGATTATGACGACTCATCTCTATCGCAAAATCAAATTAAAGATGGCATTCCCGCAGCATTCTTAGAGCGTCTAATGAGCTTTTCCCTATTCAATAATGCCCCAGAACTGTTCTATATAGCTATCGCCAGAAAACTTAAGCTGCTAGTTTACCATCCGCATGAGTTTGTCGTGAAAGCTGGAGAACCGGCTTTAGCAATGTACTGGATTCTTCGAGGTTCTGTGAATGTCACATCTCCGGATGGCGAAATCGTTCATGCTGAGTTGGTAGAAGGTTCATATTTCGGTGAAATCGGAATCCTTTTCAATAGACCAAGAACAGCAACTGTCATTTCCAAGACAAAAGTTTTGCTAGGAGTATTAACTGCAGAAACGTTCAATCAAGTTTTACTACATTTCCCACAAATAGAACGACAAATCAGAGATGAAGCACAGGAACGTCTTGCAACCCAGGAAAAACAGCGGAAAGCCGGCGTTTCAAAAATCATTCACGATAACGATTTTATTGTACGACAAAGATCTCCAACATGCATCACAAATGATCAAAGCATACAGCCCATATATTCAAGCCCGGGATCCTATTCAGATACTGCAATTTCGTCCGTAACCAATAGTACGGTTATATTCCCACTACAGCAAGAATCTTCGGATAAGCTATTAGAAGAAAGGATACTTCCTCCTCAACTTCCCGAGAGAAACGACTCATCATCACCTACCAATCAAAGCTTGGGAAACCCAATATATACGGAAACAATTGACGACACGATATCAACTAGGcaattcttgaaaagtttgCCTTTGTTTACCGCTTTACCAGCGAATGCTATACATGAGTTAGCTCTCTCGGTAGAAATAAAACAAGTTCCTCCGTTCGAATatgtcttcaaaaaaaatgacatCGGtgaagatatatatttcatcaTTAGTGGTGAGGTTGAAGTCCTTGGTCCTTCtacttcaaaaatatttccCGGCAAAAACGTGCCAATGCCATCTCATAAAATTATCGATGTAGTTCTTGCAAGGTTAGGACCTGGTCAATATTTTGGTGAAATGGGATTCCTCAGCTCCATTACAGATGACgtaaaacaaaaatctaAATGTAAAAGATCTGCTGGTATCAGAACTGTGTCGAACTGTACTCTTTTAGTTTTAACTGGTGATACTCTTAGAGATTTTTGTGCTAAATTCCCTGAAACGGAAACCCAAATCAAGCAAACCGCTGAGGAGCGTATGAAAAAGAATGTCGAAATGCGgaaaaataatgatacGGAATATCAAACTAATTCTTCGCATCCAGATTCAGCTGCCTTGATATCACCAATATCACAAAAAGGTTATATCAATTTATTAAACGATCAAACTAGAAAGATTCAATCTCAGCCTCTAGTTACTGTAGACTCACTTTTAAGTCAAACATCAGAATCATCCTTAGATCTTTACAATGAACCAAATAACAAATCTTTATTCAAGTCCAATTTTTCATTCGATAATCAATCACAAAAGGAAACGTCCATGCAACAAATAAGAAAACCAGCTTCACCAACCTTTACTCCAGTTTCTGGAATCGGTGCTTCGCTTTCCGCAGCTTCTTCAGGTTCTCTATTAGGGGAGAATTCGATTAAAAGTGATGAGGTGTTACAACAGCAACCTCTAGAACTCCATGTTCCGCCTTTAAATGGCGCTTTGAAACGTAGAGCTTCCGCTTTCGCAACAAGAAGCCCTTCACCAATGCAATACATGGGTCACTTAAAGAGGGCAAGGCTCTCTAATATCGGCGGCGGGCCGTCTAGGAGAAGATCTTCAGTTCTAAGTGTTGGGCCTTTACCTGATAGATTGCTATTACGCTGCTTCCAATATATCCCATTGCCTGAACTAATGAAGTTGCGTTTAGTTTGCCGGCGCTGGAGGCAGCTTTTGTATGTGGCCCCTGGTCTTTTCGACAAATTAGACTTGACTCCATGGAGTACCAGCATTGATGATAAAGCCTTGCATAAAATTACTGATTTTGTCGGCTCAAGATCCAAGTATATTGATATATCAAATTGCTTTCATGTTACCGACGAAGGGTTTTCATATATGGTCAATGAAATTGGAATAGGTGGATGTATTAAGTCACTCAAAATGACTTCATGTTGGGAGATAAGTGCAATGGCTATTATGGACATTGCTGTTCCTTCGATTGGTaaatttttggaagaaattaatTTGAGTAATTGTAGAAAGGTACGGGATGACGTTATTCAAAGGCTACTTGGATGGGATGTAGCTGAGGTTGCTCCCAGTAGTGTTGCCTCATCCCACAATAATCAAATAGGGTCATTATATCCGTTAGATGAGCCTATACCAG ACGTAGGCTTTTCTTATTGGTCTTATCAAATGTTCCCTAAGCTGAAAACTTTGATTATTAGTGAATGCATTTTTTTAACTGATAATTCTATTCGCTCCATACTAAACAGCTGCCCAAATTTGGCATACTTGAATGTATCATTTTGCTGTTCTCTAACAGATACAGCTATTGAACTTATATGTGTTGGTGGTCAAAACTTGGAACAATTAGATATCAGCTTTTGCGGCAGGGCTGTCAGTGATATATCTTTATTAAATATATCGATGCATTTAAGAAAACTCGAACAGATCTCTCTGAAAGGCTGTTTAAGAGTGACAAGATCAGGTGTCGACTCCTTATTGGGTGGATATGCGCCGTTGAAACGAATCGATATATCACAATGCAAAAATGCGCATATCTATCAAGGAGGTGTTCAGGCAACACTTTTCAAGACTTCTTCAGGATCAAAATCAGTCTTTTTGACAATGGAAGATAGCTCTAGATGTGTTGAAGTTATAATTTAA
- a CDS encoding membrane-associated progesterone receptor, which yields MQQDSKRRARDGEEYYDEEVDGRFGVVDWLRVGFGVVLASQIVAKCVFGHWWSLSGVTPFGGGRHEATIKPLPAPYWGLHGYSLPHVFSLEELARFSGEKYVDGEGEKLSPIVLSINGTVFDVTSSPRFYGPWGPYRKFTGTDCSNNFQFGMFDYHHAYNTPCHWNITDFTEDQLAKVRGWYEFFTTKYPIVGTIQFPPAENAAG from the coding sequence ATGCAACAGGATTCCAAGAGAAGAGCAAGAGACGGAGAAGAATATTACGATGAGGAGGTGGACGGGAGGTTTGGTGTTGTTGACTGGCTTAGAGTTGGGTTTGGTGTGGTGCTTGCTTCTCAGATAGTTGCGAAATGCGTTTTTGGGCACTGGTGGTCGTTGTCGGGTGTTACGCCTTTTGGTGGTGGGAGACACGAGGCCACGATAAAACCACTGCCTGCACCATACTGGGGGCTGCATGGGTATTCACTTCCACACGTTTTTAGTCTTGAGGAATTAGCGCGATTTTCTGGTGAGAAGTACGTAGATGGTGAAGGGGAAAAGCTTTCCCCGATAGTGCTTAGTATCAACGGAACAGTGTTTGACGTTACTTCGTCCCCTAGGTTCTACGGGCCCTGGGGCCCATATCGGAAATTCACAGGTACAGATTGTTCGAACAACTTTCAGTTTGGCATGTTCGACTATCATCATGCCTACAACACGCCGTGTCACTGGAACATTACCGACTTCACGGAAGATCAGCTGGCCAAAGTTAGAGGGTGGTACGAATTTTTCACTACGAAGTACCCTATCGTTGGCACGATCCAGTTCCCTCCAGCTGAAAACGCAGCAGGCTAG
- the VMA6 gene encoding H(+)-transporting V0 sector ATPase subunit d — MEGVFFNVDNGFIEGVVRGYRNGLLTGSQYINLTQCDTLEDLKLQLASTDYGNFLSNVSSDALTTTVIQERAADKLYQEFQYVRDQSSGVTKKFMDFITYGYMIDNVALMITGTIHDRDKAEILGRCHPLGWFETLPTLTVATDLESLYDTVLVDTPLATYFRDCFDDADELDDLNIEIIRNKLYCAYLQDFYDFVSTEIDEPARENLKELLEFEADRRAINISLNSLQSSDIINSDLKRDLLPKLGKLYPVASEQLATHGQDFESVRQIVDTVHTYRGIFENGNLEDHFYKLEMELCRDAFTQQFTVSTIWAWMKSREQEVRNITWIAECIAQNQKSKINNYISVY; from the coding sequence ATGGAAGGTGTGTTCTTTAACGTTGATAACGGTTTCATCGAAGGTGTTGTGAGAGGCTACCGTAATGGGCTTTTAACTGGTAGTCAGTACATCAATCTTACCCAGTGTGATACATTGGAAGATTTAAAATTACAGTTGGCAAGCACTGACTACGGGAATTTTTTATCTAATGTATCAAGCGATGCACTCACTACTACTGTAATCCAGGAACGTGCTGCAGACAAATTGTACCAGGAGTTCCAATACGTAAGAGATCAATCCAGTGGTGTTACCAAAAAGTTTATGGACTTCATCACTTATGGCTACATGATTGACAATGTTGCGTTGATGATCACCGGTACCATTCATGATAGAGATAAGGCCGAAATTTTGGGGCGTTGTCACCCATTGGGTTGGTTCGAGACTCTACCCACGTTGACCGTGGCTACAGATCTCGAGTCCTTATATGATACTGTTCTCGTTGATACTCCATTGGCCACGTATTTCCGTGATTGTTTCGATGATGCCGATGAATTGGATGACTTAAACATCGAGATTATCAGGAACAAGTTGTACTGTGCTTATTTGCAAGACTTTTATGACTTTGTCTCCACTGAAATTGATGAGCCGGCAAGAGAGAACTTAAAAGAGCTTTTGGAATTCGAAGCCGATAGAAGAGCTATCAACATatctttgaattctttGCAGAGCTCGGACATCATAAATTCTGATCTAAAACGTGATTTATTGCCTAAGTTAGGTAAACTGTACCCTGTTGCCTCTGAACAACTTGCCACACATGGCCAAGATTTTGAATCTGTTAGACAAATTGTAGATACAGTCCATACATACCGTGGGATTTTCGAAAACGGCAATCTTGAAGACCATTTCTATAAATTGGAAATGGAATTGTGTAGAGATGCCTTCACTCAACAATTTACCGTATCTACTATTTGGGCTTGGATGAAGTCAAGAGAGCAAGAAGTGAGAAACATAACATGGATAGCCGAGTGTATTGcacaaaatcaaaaatcaaaaataaacaacTACATTTCGGTATACTAG